One window from the genome of Streptomyces sp. WZ-12 encodes:
- the pta gene encoding phosphate acetyltransferase translates to MTRSVYVTGIDRGDGRQVVELGVMELLTRHVDRVGVFRPLVHDGPDRLYELLRARYRLAQPAESVYGISYTEAAALQAEQGTDELVSRLVDRFHAVARDFEYVLVLGSDYADTSLPDELALNARLANEFGAAVIPVVGGQGQEAESVRAEARNAYRAYTSLGCDVVALVVNRVAAEQRTAVVERLAARLPVPCYALPEDGSLSAPTVGQIVHALGAEVLLGDDSGLARDARDFVFGGAMLPTFLQALTPGCMVITPGDRADLVIGSLAAHSAGAPPIAGVVLTLDERPGPDIMALAARLAPGTPVVSVPGGSFPTAAELFAIEGKLNAASPRKAETALGLFERHVDTAELTDRISVARSERVTPMMFEHELIERSRAGRRRVVLPEGTEERVLRAADVLLRRDVCDLTLLGEEETIRKRAADLAIDLADAQIIDPQTSPLRERFADLYATLRAHKGVSYELAFDMVADVSYFGTLMVQEGLADGMVSGAVHSTAATIRPAFEIIKTQGAARSASAGEVAGDGRAKPGAQIVSSVFFMCLADRVLVYGDCAVNPDPNAEQLADIAIQSATTAAQFGVEPRIAMLSYSTGTSGSGADVDKVRKATELVRERRPDLLVEGPIQYDAAVDAAVAATKLPDSDVAGKATVLIFPDLNTGNNTYKAVQRSAGAVAVGPVLQGLRKPVNDLSRGALVQDIVNTVAITAIQAQGDEPGTGHTS, encoded by the coding sequence GTGACGCGCAGCGTGTACGTGACCGGTATCGACCGCGGCGACGGCCGCCAGGTCGTCGAGTTGGGAGTCATGGAGCTCCTGACCCGCCACGTCGATCGGGTGGGGGTCTTCCGGCCCCTTGTGCACGACGGACCGGACCGGCTCTACGAACTGCTGAGGGCCCGCTACCGCCTCGCCCAGCCCGCGGAGTCCGTCTACGGCATCAGCTATACCGAGGCCGCCGCCCTCCAGGCCGAGCAGGGCACCGACGAGCTGGTCTCCCGGCTCGTCGACCGCTTCCACGCCGTCGCCCGCGACTTCGAGTACGTGCTGGTCCTCGGCTCGGACTACGCCGACACCAGCCTCCCCGACGAGCTGGCGCTCAACGCCCGGCTGGCCAACGAGTTCGGCGCCGCGGTGATACCCGTCGTCGGCGGCCAGGGCCAGGAGGCCGAGTCCGTCCGCGCCGAGGCCCGCAACGCCTACCGCGCCTACACCTCGCTGGGCTGCGACGTGGTCGCGCTGGTCGTCAACCGCGTCGCCGCCGAGCAGCGCACGGCCGTCGTCGAGCGGCTCGCCGCCCGGCTGCCGGTGCCCTGCTACGCGCTCCCCGAGGACGGCTCGCTCTCCGCACCGACCGTCGGCCAGATCGTCCACGCGCTCGGCGCCGAGGTGCTGCTGGGCGACGACTCCGGCCTCGCCCGGGACGCCCGGGACTTCGTCTTCGGCGGCGCGATGCTGCCGACCTTCCTCCAGGCGCTCACCCCCGGCTGCATGGTGATCACCCCCGGGGACCGCGCCGACCTCGTCATCGGCTCGCTCGCCGCGCACAGCGCCGGCGCCCCGCCGATCGCCGGCGTGGTGCTCACCCTCGACGAGCGTCCCGGCCCGGACATCATGGCGCTGGCCGCCCGCCTCGCGCCCGGCACCCCGGTCGTCTCGGTGCCCGGCGGCTCCTTCCCCACCGCCGCCGAGCTGTTCGCCATCGAGGGCAAGTTGAACGCCGCCTCGCCGCGCAAGGCGGAGACCGCGCTCGGCCTCTTCGAGCGGCACGTGGACACCGCCGAGCTCACCGACCGGATCTCGGTCGCCCGCTCCGAGCGGGTCACCCCGATGATGTTCGAGCACGAGCTGATCGAGCGGTCCCGCGCCGGCCGCCGCCGGGTCGTCCTCCCCGAGGGCACCGAGGAGCGGGTGCTGCGCGCCGCCGATGTGCTGCTGCGCCGCGACGTCTGCGACCTGACGCTGCTCGGCGAGGAGGAGACGATCCGCAAGCGCGCCGCCGACCTCGCCATCGACCTGGCCGACGCGCAGATCATCGACCCGCAGACCTCGCCGCTGCGCGAGCGGTTCGCGGACCTCTACGCCACCCTCCGCGCCCACAAGGGCGTCAGCTACGAGCTGGCCTTCGACATGGTCGCCGACGTCTCCTACTTCGGGACCCTGATGGTGCAGGAGGGCCTGGCCGACGGCATGGTCTCCGGCGCGGTGCACTCCACCGCCGCCACCATCCGCCCGGCCTTCGAGATCATCAAGACCCAAGGGGCCGCGCGCAGCGCGTCGGCTGGGGAGGTGGCGGGCGACGGGCGGGCGAAGCCGGGCGCCCAGATCGTCTCGTCGGTCTTCTTCATGTGCCTGGCCGACCGCGTCCTGGTCTACGGCGACTGCGCGGTCAACCCGGACCCGAACGCCGAGCAGTTGGCCGACATCGCCATCCAATCCGCCACCACCGCGGCCCAGTTCGGCGTGGAGCCGCGGATCGCGATGCTGTCGTACTCCACCGGCACCTCCGGCTCCGGCGCCGACGTCGACAAGGTCCGCAAGGCCACCGAGCTGGTCCGCGAGCGGCGCCCGGACCTGCTGGTCGAGGGCCCGATCCAGTACGACGCGGCGGTGGACGCGGCGGTCGCCGCGACCAAGCTGCCGGACTCGGACGTGGCCGGCAAGGCCACCGTGCTGATCTTCCCGGACCTCAACACCGGCAACAACACCTACAAGGCCGTCCAGCGCTCCGCCGGCGCGGTCGCGGTCGGCCCGGTCCTCCAGGGCCTGCGCAAGCCGGTCAACGACCTCTCCCGCGGCGCCCTCGTCCAGGACATCGTCAACACCGTCGCGATCACCGCGATCCAGGCCCAGGGCGACGAGCCCGGCACCGGCCACACCAGCTGA
- a CDS encoding DUF6230 family protein, which yields MESLTRGGTRWKRFAVVMVPSVAATAAIGVALSQGALAASFSVSGQQFKVSTDRLEGTGFVQYGAVDAQKNGKNVPVAVSAFSNATIHNLCQSVVVPVPVFGDVSMKLQAGGAGSNPVEAKNLYIDLDQLNADATFNNINIGVAAGSTSKGPGMKKGDKADPGSFAQEADTATLTGVHQRAWATTAGTFKLSGLKMSVTKGAHECY from the coding sequence ATGGAGTCCTTGACTCGTGGCGGGACCAGATGGAAGCGGTTCGCCGTCGTCATGGTGCCGAGCGTCGCGGCCACCGCCGCGATCGGTGTCGCCCTCTCGCAGGGTGCCCTGGCGGCGTCGTTCAGCGTGTCCGGCCAGCAGTTCAAGGTCAGCACGGACCGGCTGGAAGGCACCGGCTTCGTCCAGTACGGCGCGGTTGACGCCCAGAAGAACGGCAAGAACGTCCCGGTCGCGGTCTCGGCGTTCAGCAACGCCACGATCCACAACCTGTGCCAGTCCGTCGTCGTGCCGGTCCCGGTCTTCGGCGATGTGTCGATGAAGCTCCAGGCCGGCGGTGCCGGCAGCAATCCGGTGGAGGCCAAGAACCTCTACATCGACCTGGACCAGTTGAACGCGGACGCGACCTTCAACAACATCAACATCGGTGTTGCCGCGGGGTCCACGTCCAAGGGGCCCGGCATGAAGAAGGGCGACAAGGCCGACCCCGGCTCCTTCGCCCAGGAGGCCGACACGGCCACGCTGACCGGCGTCCACCAGCGTGCCTGGGCCACCACGGCCGGCACGTTCAAGCTCAGCGGCCTCAAGATGAGCGTCACCAAGGGCGCGCACGAGTGCTACTGA
- the pyk gene encoding pyruvate kinase, whose protein sequence is MRRSKIVCTLGPAVDSYEKLKTLIEAGMNVARFNMSHGTHSEHEERYHRLRKAAEETGRAVGVLADLQGPKIRLETFAEGPVELVRGDEFVITTEDVPGDKHICGTTYKGLPGDVSKGDPVLINDGNVALQVVEIDGPRVRTIVIEGGVISDHKGINLPGAAVNVPALSEKDIEDLKFALHMGCDMVALSFVRDAKDVQDVHRVMDEVGRRVPVVAKVEKPQAVANMQEVVMAFDAVMVARGDLAVEYPLEKVPMVQKRLVEMCRRNAKPVIVATQMMESMITNSRPTRAEASDVANAILDGADAVMLSAESSVGQYPIETVKTMSKIVEAAEEELLSKGLQPLVPGKKPRTQGGAVARAACEMADFLDGKALVAFTKSGDTARRLSRYRAAQPILAFTTDLATRNQLTLSWGVDSFVVPHVDNTDAMVDLVDAELLKLKRYNEGDTMIITAGSPPGVPGTTNMVRVHHLGGERA, encoded by the coding sequence ATGCGCCGTTCCAAAATCGTCTGCACCCTGGGCCCCGCCGTCGACTCCTACGAGAAGCTGAAGACGCTGATCGAGGCCGGCATGAACGTGGCCCGCTTCAACATGAGCCACGGGACCCACTCGGAGCACGAGGAGCGGTACCACCGCCTCCGCAAGGCCGCCGAGGAGACCGGCCGCGCCGTCGGCGTGCTGGCCGACCTCCAGGGCCCCAAGATCCGCCTGGAGACCTTCGCCGAGGGCCCCGTCGAGCTGGTGCGCGGTGACGAGTTCGTCATCACCACCGAGGACGTCCCCGGTGACAAGCACATCTGCGGCACCACCTACAAGGGTCTGCCCGGCGACGTCTCCAAGGGCGACCCGGTCCTGATCAACGACGGCAACGTCGCCCTCCAGGTCGTCGAGATCGACGGTCCGCGGGTGCGCACCATCGTCATCGAGGGCGGGGTCATCTCCGACCACAAGGGCATCAACCTGCCCGGCGCGGCGGTCAACGTCCCGGCGCTGTCCGAGAAGGACATCGAGGACCTGAAGTTCGCCCTGCACATGGGCTGCGACATGGTCGCGCTCTCCTTCGTGCGGGACGCCAAGGACGTCCAGGACGTGCACCGCGTCATGGACGAGGTGGGCCGCCGGGTCCCGGTCGTCGCCAAGGTCGAGAAGCCGCAGGCGGTCGCCAACATGCAGGAGGTCGTGATGGCCTTCGACGCGGTGATGGTGGCCCGTGGCGACCTGGCGGTGGAGTACCCGCTGGAGAAGGTCCCGATGGTGCAGAAGCGCCTGGTGGAGATGTGCCGGCGGAACGCCAAGCCGGTGATCGTGGCGACCCAGATGATGGAGTCGATGATCACCAACTCCCGGCCCACCCGCGCCGAGGCGTCCGACGTCGCCAACGCCATCCTCGACGGCGCCGACGCGGTCATGCTCTCCGCGGAGTCCTCGGTCGGCCAGTACCCGATCGAGACCGTCAAGACCATGTCGAAGATCGTCGAGGCGGCCGAGGAGGAGCTGCTCTCCAAGGGCCTCCAGCCGCTGGTGCCCGGCAAGAAGCCGCGTACGCAGGGCGGTGCGGTGGCCCGCGCGGCCTGCGAGATGGCGGACTTCCTCGACGGCAAGGCCCTGGTCGCGTTCACCAAGTCCGGTGACACCGCCCGCCGGCTCTCCCGTTACCGCGCCGCCCAGCCGATCCTGGCCTTCACCACCGACCTCGCCACCCGCAACCAGCTCACCCTGAGCTGGGGCGTGGACTCCTTCGTCGTCCCGCACGTGGACAACACCGACGCGATGGTCGACCTGGTCGACGCCGAGCTGCTCAAGCTCAAGCGCTACAACGAGGGCGACACCATGATCATCACCGCCGGCTCGCCCCCCGGCGTCCCCGGCACCACCAACATGGTCCGGGTGCACCACCTCGGCGGCGAGCGCGCCTGA
- a CDS encoding ABC transporter permease — MFRTALRNVLAHKARLLMTALAVLLGVAFVAGTLIFSDSVGEAVKNASAKNLKDVAVSVQAASDPDAGPGPGKDGKRTTALDQHVADRIRALPGVTGVRADVTGAATLAGKDGEPIGNGWQNRAVNYQPGKDGKDPRYPLVQGRGPAAEGELALAETTAKAAGVRVGDTVRFATDGPVLTKKLVGIVATDDPAVTAGGSLALFDTATAQKLYLHPGQFDELVVAAAPGTDQRALTAKVRELLPADRAAATSGHDLAAEQARRIAEQNSALSKTLLTFAGIALFVGVFIIANTFTMLISQRSREIALLRAVGASRRQVVRSVLAEAGLLGLVSSVVGFALGTGIAVGLRAVLDAGGAGFPDGPVVISPAAVLASLGVGVVVTVLAAWLPSRKAARIAPVEALSTVEAPPALRSLVVRNTIGALITGAGVAVMLWVSTLTSGDDLPIAMAGSALTLTGVIILAPLLSRPLVSLAGAVTTRLFGVTGKLAKENALRNPRRTAATASALMIGLTLITGMTVAGHSAQVAMDKMVGSGVTADYQVKTSTYVGLDPKLSPKVRQVPGVEAMAPLRGTGFSTEAGPGRDSTFGFLRGTDLDQIGKVTQLDITQGSLAAVKAGGIAVSQSGAKEHGWRVGDTVNVEFYDKKKARLKVAALYADNETLGSSFAATALVDPHLDRFRDDALLVKTANGSSPELAKDIRRALGDSPLLKVQSRDDLRKENAGQIDTIVNMVYGLLGMAVIIAVVGVVNTLAMSVFERTREIGMLRAIGLARSGIKQMVRLESVVISLFGAVLGIGLGIFLAWAGGSLVGSSFPTYSMVLPWGRLGLFLLIALVVGVLAALWPARRAGRLNMLEAVASQ; from the coding sequence ATGTTCAGAACCGCCCTGCGCAACGTCCTCGCGCACAAGGCCCGCCTGTTGATGACCGCGCTCGCGGTCCTGCTCGGCGTCGCCTTCGTCGCGGGCACCCTGATCTTCAGCGACTCCGTCGGCGAGGCCGTCAAGAACGCCTCCGCCAAGAACCTCAAGGACGTCGCCGTCTCCGTCCAGGCCGCCTCGGACCCCGATGCCGGCCCCGGCCCCGGGAAGGACGGCAAGCGGACCACCGCCCTGGACCAGCACGTGGCCGACCGGATCCGCGCGCTGCCCGGCGTCACCGGCGTCCGCGCCGACGTCACCGGCGCGGCGACCCTGGCCGGCAAGGACGGCGAACCGATCGGCAACGGCTGGCAGAACCGCGCCGTCAACTACCAGCCGGGCAAGGACGGCAAGGACCCCCGCTACCCGCTGGTGCAGGGCCGCGGCCCGGCCGCCGAAGGGGAGTTGGCGCTGGCCGAGACCACCGCGAAGGCGGCCGGCGTGCGGGTCGGCGACACCGTGCGGTTCGCCACCGACGGCCCGGTGCTGACCAAGAAGCTGGTCGGCATCGTGGCGACCGACGACCCGGCGGTGACCGCGGGCGGCAGCCTGGCGCTGTTCGACACCGCCACCGCGCAGAAGCTGTATCTGCACCCGGGCCAGTTCGACGAGTTGGTGGTGGCGGCCGCCCCCGGCACCGACCAGCGGGCGCTGACCGCCAAGGTCCGCGAGCTGCTGCCGGCCGACCGCGCCGCGGCGACCAGCGGGCACGACCTGGCCGCCGAACAGGCCCGGCGGATCGCCGAGCAGAACAGCGCGCTCAGCAAGACCCTGCTGACCTTCGCGGGGATCGCCCTGTTCGTCGGCGTCTTCATCATCGCCAACACCTTCACCATGCTGATCTCCCAGCGCAGCCGCGAGATCGCGCTGCTGCGCGCGGTGGGTGCCTCCCGCCGGCAGGTGGTGCGCTCGGTGCTCGCCGAGGCCGGCCTGTTGGGCCTGGTCTCCTCGGTCGTCGGCTTCGCGCTGGGCACCGGGATCGCGGTGGGGCTGCGGGCCGTGCTGGACGCAGGCGGTGCGGGCTTCCCGGACGGCCCGGTCGTCATCAGCCCGGCCGCGGTGCTCGCCTCGCTGGGCGTGGGCGTCGTGGTGACCGTCCTGGCCGCCTGGCTGCCGTCCCGCAAGGCGGCGCGGATCGCCCCGGTGGAGGCGCTGAGCACCGTCGAGGCGCCGCCGGCCCTGCGCAGCCTCGTGGTCCGCAACACCATCGGCGCGCTGATCACCGGCGCCGGCGTCGCGGTGATGCTGTGGGTCTCCACCCTCACCTCCGGCGACGACCTGCCGATCGCCATGGCGGGGTCGGCGCTGACCCTGACCGGCGTGATCATCCTGGCCCCGCTGCTGTCCCGGCCGCTGGTCTCGCTGGCCGGCGCGGTCACCACCCGCCTCTTCGGCGTCACCGGCAAGCTGGCCAAGGAGAACGCGCTGCGCAACCCGCGGCGGACGGCCGCGACCGCCTCGGCGCTGATGATCGGCCTGACCCTGATCACCGGGATGACCGTGGCGGGCCACTCCGCCCAGGTGGCCATGGACAAGATGGTCGGCAGCGGCGTGACCGCCGACTACCAGGTCAAGACCTCCACCTACGTCGGCCTGGACCCGAAGCTGTCGCCGAAGGTGCGCCAGGTCCCCGGCGTCGAGGCGATGGCGCCGTTGCGCGGCACCGGCTTCTCCACCGAAGCGGGCCCCGGTCGCGACAGCACCTTCGGCTTCCTCCGCGGCACCGACCTCGACCAGATCGGCAAGGTCACCCAACTCGACATCACCCAGGGCTCGTTGGCCGCCGTCAAGGCCGGCGGCATCGCCGTCTCGCAGAGCGGCGCCAAGGAGCACGGCTGGCGCGTCGGCGACACCGTGAACGTCGAGTTCTACGACAAGAAGAAGGCCCGCCTGAAGGTCGCCGCGCTCTACGCCGACAACGAGACCCTCGGCTCCTCCTTCGCCGCGACCGCCCTGGTCGATCCGCACCTGGACCGGTTCCGCGACGACGCGCTCCTGGTCAAGACGGCGAACGGCAGCTCCCCCGAGTTGGCCAAGGACATCCGCCGGGCGCTCGGCGACAGTCCGCTGCTGAAGGTGCAGAGCCGCGATGACCTGCGCAAGGAGAACGCCGGGCAGATCGACACCATCGTGAACATGGTCTACGGGCTGCTGGGCATGGCCGTGATCATCGCGGTGGTCGGCGTGGTCAACACCCTGGCCATGTCGGTCTTCGAGCGCACCCGCGAGATCGGGATGCTGCGCGCCATCGGTCTGGCCCGCAGCGGCATCAAGCAGATGGTCCGGCTGGAGTCGGTGGTCATCTCGCTCTTCGGCGCGGTGCTCGGCATCGGCCTGGGCATCTTCCTGGCCTGGGCCGGCGGCAGCCTGGTCGGCTCGTCCTTCCCGACCTACTCGATGGTGCTGCCCTGGGGCCGGCTCGGCCTGTTCCTGCTGATCGCCCTGGTCGTCGGCGTGCTGGCGGCGCTGTGGCCGGCCCGCCGGGCCGGCCGGCTGAACATGCTGGAGGCCGTCGCCTCCCAGTGA
- a CDS encoding DUF6114 domain-containing protein yields the protein MSAERPRLNETLGRKRQAFRHWRGQRPFWGGLLTLLAGIPIMYIPYANLTIGSLTVRMATTAGAGSLIIGVLLVVLGLTMWFQPVSRVFAGVAAILLALVSLVVSNFGAFLIGFLLGLIGGALGVSWAPGKAVRSEDEPGEGGHVVGPVVATHPAPAAGGHGLGNGLDDLSGTSPTNGRNGRHRAG from the coding sequence ATGAGCGCAGAACGACCACGGCTGAACGAGACCCTCGGCCGGAAGCGGCAGGCGTTCCGCCACTGGCGCGGGCAACGCCCCTTCTGGGGCGGCCTGTTGACCCTCCTCGCGGGCATCCCGATCATGTACATCCCCTACGCGAACCTCACCATCGGATCCCTCACCGTCCGGATGGCGACCACGGCCGGCGCCGGTTCGCTGATCATCGGCGTGCTGCTGGTGGTGCTCGGCCTCACCATGTGGTTCCAGCCGGTCTCGCGGGTCTTCGCGGGCGTCGCGGCGATCCTGCTGGCCCTCGTTTCGCTGGTCGTCTCGAACTTCGGCGCCTTCCTGATCGGCTTCCTGCTGGGGCTGATCGGCGGCGCGCTGGGCGTCTCGTGGGCGCCGGGCAAGGCGGTGCGCAGCGAGGACGAGCCCGGCGAGGGGGGCCACGTCGTCGGGCCGGTGGTCGCCACCCACCCCGCTCCGGCGGCCGGTGGTCACGGGTTGGGCAACGGACTGGACGATCTGTCAGGAACGAGCCCGACCAACGGAAGGAACGGGAGGCACCGTGCCGGGTGA
- a CDS encoding tetratricopeptide repeat protein, whose protein sequence is MQPRNMSMSGVVDLAAVKAAGEAKQKAEQARAEAARTGVQPAGAARLVFDVDEAGFQQDVLQQSNEVPVVIDFWAEWCEPCKQLGPLLERLAAEYAGRFVLAKIDVDSNQMLFQQFGVQGIPAVFAVVAGQPIPLFQGAVPEAQLRQVLDQLVQVAEQQFGIVGAPVDPAAAEQADAAAEAPAPVGPYDAALTAAADALDAGDLDGAIRAYRNVLSDDPTNPEATLGLAQAELLARVQDLDPQVVRKEAAEQPGDAAAQIRAADLDLVGGHVEDAFGRLIETVKRTAGEDREAARVRLLELFEVIGAEDPRVSKARTALARVLF, encoded by the coding sequence ATGCAGCCACGCAACATGTCCATGAGTGGAGTCGTCGACCTCGCAGCGGTGAAGGCGGCAGGGGAAGCGAAGCAGAAGGCCGAGCAGGCCCGCGCCGAGGCCGCCCGCACCGGCGTTCAGCCGGCCGGCGCCGCCCGCCTGGTGTTCGACGTCGACGAGGCGGGGTTCCAGCAGGACGTCCTCCAGCAGTCCAACGAGGTCCCGGTCGTCATCGACTTCTGGGCCGAGTGGTGCGAGCCGTGCAAGCAGCTTGGCCCGCTGCTGGAGCGCCTCGCGGCGGAGTACGCCGGCAGGTTCGTCCTCGCCAAGATCGACGTCGACAGCAACCAGATGCTGTTCCAGCAGTTCGGGGTGCAGGGCATCCCGGCGGTCTTCGCGGTGGTCGCGGGCCAGCCGATCCCGCTGTTCCAGGGCGCGGTGCCCGAGGCCCAACTCCGCCAGGTGCTGGACCAGTTGGTGCAGGTCGCCGAGCAGCAGTTCGGCATCGTGGGCGCGCCGGTCGACCCGGCGGCCGCCGAGCAGGCCGACGCCGCTGCCGAGGCGCCCGCACCGGTCGGCCCGTACGACGCGGCGCTGACCGCGGCGGCGGACGCGCTGGACGCCGGTGACCTCGACGGCGCCATCCGTGCCTACCGCAACGTGCTCTCCGACGATCCGACCAACCCGGAGGCCACGTTGGGCCTGGCCCAGGCCGAACTCCTGGCGCGGGTGCAGGACCTGGACCCGCAGGTGGTCCGCAAGGAGGCCGCGGAGCAGCCGGGCGACGCCGCGGCGCAGATCAGGGCCGCGGACCTGGACCTGGTCGGCGGGCACGTCGAGGACGCCTTCGGCCGGCTGATCGAGACCGTGAAGCGGACCGCGGGCGAGGACCGGGAGGCCGCGCGGGTGCGGCTGTTGGAGCTCTTCGAGGTGATCGGCGCGGAGGACCCGCGGGTGTCGAAGGCGCGCACGGCACTGGCCCGCGTCCTGTTCTGA
- a CDS encoding acetate kinase produces the protein MTANATRVLVLNSGSSSVKYQLLDMAASDGGSAAGGARLAVGLVERIGETTSRLVHTPLAAGGRTREITGPIADHDAALKAVADELAADGLGLDSPELAAIGHRVVHGGLKFTAPTVIDDAVLKEIERLVPVAPLHNPANITGIKTAQGLRPDLPQVAVFDTAFHTTMPEHAARYAIDVETADAHRIRRYGFHGTSHAYVSRRTAELLGKAPEDVNVIVLHLGNGASASAVQGGRCVDTSMGLTPLEGLVMGTRSGDIDPAVTFHLKRVAGMSVDEIDELLNKKSGLLGLCGDNDMREIRRRIDAGGEDGARAALAFDIYIHRLKKYIGAYSAVLGKVDAVAFTAGVGENAAPVRAAAIAGLEELGLAVDAALNDVRSDEPRLISPGYARVAVAVVPTDEELEIARQTYALVTA, from the coding sequence ATGACTGCCAACGCCACCCGCGTCCTCGTCCTCAACTCCGGCTCCTCGTCGGTGAAGTACCAACTCCTCGACATGGCAGCCTCGGACGGCGGCTCCGCCGCGGGCGGTGCGCGGCTCGCCGTCGGCCTGGTCGAGCGGATCGGTGAGACGACCTCGCGCCTGGTCCACACCCCGCTGGCCGCCGGCGGCCGGACCCGCGAGATCACCGGCCCGATAGCCGACCACGACGCCGCGCTGAAGGCGGTGGCCGACGAACTGGCCGCCGACGGGCTCGGTTTGGACTCCCCGGAACTGGCCGCGATCGGGCACCGGGTGGTGCACGGCGGGCTGAAGTTCACCGCGCCGACCGTCATCGACGACGCGGTGCTCAAGGAGATCGAGCGGCTGGTGCCGGTCGCCCCGCTGCACAACCCGGCCAACATCACCGGCATCAAGACCGCCCAGGGCCTGCGCCCCGACCTCCCGCAGGTCGCGGTCTTCGACACCGCCTTCCACACCACGATGCCGGAGCACGCGGCCCGTTACGCCATCGACGTGGAGACCGCCGACGCGCACCGCATCCGCCGCTACGGCTTCCACGGCACCTCGCACGCCTACGTCTCCCGCCGCACCGCCGAACTGCTCGGCAAGGCGCCCGAGGACGTCAACGTGATCGTGCTGCACCTGGGCAACGGCGCCTCCGCCTCCGCCGTCCAGGGCGGCCGCTGCGTGGACACCTCCATGGGCCTGACCCCGCTGGAGGGCCTGGTCATGGGCACCCGCTCCGGTGACATCGACCCGGCGGTGACCTTCCACCTCAAGCGGGTCGCCGGGATGTCCGTCGACGAGATCGACGAGCTGCTCAACAAGAAGAGCGGCCTGCTCGGGCTGTGCGGCGACAACGACATGCGGGAGATCCGCCGCCGGATCGACGCGGGCGGCGAGGACGGGGCGCGGGCCGCGCTCGCCTTCGACATCTACATCCACCGGCTGAAGAAGTACATCGGCGCCTACAGCGCGGTGCTCGGCAAGGTCGACGCGGTGGCCTTCACCGCGGGCGTCGGCGAGAACGCCGCCCCGGTCCGCGCCGCCGCCATCGCCGGCCTGGAGGAGCTGGGCCTGGCGGTGGACGCCGCGCTGAACGACGTCCGGTCCGACGAGCCGCGGCTGATCTCGCCCGGGTACGCCCGGGTCGCGGTCGCGGTGGTCCCCACCGACGAGGAACTGGAGATCGCCCGGCAGACGTACGCCCTGGTCACCGCCTAG
- a CDS encoding ATP-dependent 6-phosphofructokinase, whose translation MRIGVLTAGGDCPGLNAVIRSVVHRALTGHGDEVIGFEDGFKGLLDGRFRKLDLDAVSGILARGGTILGSARLERARLREACESAKDFSREYGIDVLIPIGGEGTLTAARMLADAGMPVVGVPKTIDNDISSTDRTFGFDTAVGVATEAIDRLKTTAESHQRVMVVEVMGRHAGWIALESGMAGGAHGICLPEREFDVNDLVKMVEERFARGKKFAVVCVAEGAHPRPGTMDYKKGAIDQYGHERFSGIGTALARELEHRLGKEARPVILGHVQRGGTPTAYDRVLATRFGWHAVEAAHRGDFGQMTALRGTDIVMTPLAEAITELKRVPEARMDEAESVF comes from the coding sequence ATGCGTATCGGAGTCCTCACCGCGGGCGGCGACTGCCCCGGCCTGAATGCTGTGATCCGGTCCGTCGTCCACCGCGCCCTGACCGGCCACGGCGACGAGGTCATCGGCTTCGAGGACGGCTTCAAGGGCCTGCTCGACGGGCGCTTTCGCAAGCTGGACCTGGACGCGGTCAGCGGCATCCTGGCCCGCGGCGGCACCATCCTCGGCTCCGCCCGCCTGGAGCGCGCCCGGCTGCGCGAGGCGTGCGAGAGCGCCAAGGACTTCTCCCGCGAGTACGGGATAGACGTCCTGATCCCGATCGGCGGCGAGGGCACGCTGACCGCGGCGCGGATGCTCGCCGACGCCGGGATGCCGGTCGTCGGCGTCCCCAAGACCATCGACAACGACATCTCCTCCACCGACCGCACCTTCGGCTTCGACACCGCCGTCGGCGTGGCCACCGAGGCCATCGACCGCCTGAAGACCACCGCCGAGTCGCATCAGCGGGTGATGGTCGTCGAGGTCATGGGCCGGCACGCGGGCTGGATCGCGCTGGAGTCCGGGATGGCCGGCGGCGCCCACGGCATCTGTCTGCCGGAGCGCGAGTTCGACGTCAACGACCTGGTGAAGATGGTCGAGGAGCGGTTCGCCCGCGGCAAGAAGTTCGCCGTGGTCTGCGTCGCCGAGGGCGCCCACCCGCGGCCCGGCACCATGGACTACAAGAAGGGCGCCATCGACCAGTACGGCCACGAGCGGTTCTCCGGCATCGGCACCGCGCTCGCCCGCGAACTGGAGCACCGCCTGGGCAAGGAGGCCCGCCCGGTCATCCTCGGCCACGTCCAGCGCGGCGGTACCCCCACCGCCTACGACCGGGTGCTGGCCACCCGCTTCGGCTGGCACGCCGTCGAGGCCGCGCACCGCGGCGACTTCGGCCAGATGACCGCGCTGCGCGGCACCGACATCGTGATGACCCCGCTGGCCGAGGCGATCACCGAGCTCAAGCGGGTCCCGGAGGCCCGCATGGACGAGGCCGAGTCGGTCTTCTAG